The genomic stretch TCTTCACTTTGCGGCGATGTTGGAAGGAGTCATTGGCAAGTCCCAACAAGCTCATGCCTAATATTAGAACCCGTAGTTGTGTATCACCGCATTTAGCGGTTGTTAACCCGAGACACCGGCTTCTAGTAGTGCGACAGAAAAATGACACATTCTTCCCAGGTTCAGCGTTAATTTGACAATTCTCGGTTAGACGACCAGCCTAGGAGCGGGACCAGGAGGTGACTGTGAGGCAGTTCAAGCCAGCATGGGGCCCGTGGATCACGATCGATATCGCTTATTGCCCAGCGGGAAGGGGATATGGGGCGTGCTTTCCAGCTTAGGGACGGGATGGCCATGCGCTTAACCTGTGCACTGGGACCCAAGGCTGAAAAACTGGGCCTGGAAGGGATGGCGCCTGCCGATAGAGTTTCGACAGCCGGGTAGATACCGTGCACACAGCCCGCATTGCTCATAGCCGAGCCCATAGTCGACTGACTAGACGATCACTAATTTATACTAGTAGATCGCTAGTCCTTCTGTATTTCTAATATCTTCGACGCTTCGATGAAAATTTTTGGGCAGCGGTACTTTTGTTTTCGTCACCGTGAGATCATGgccaagatgaagaatttTGCGACTGTTACCGGATATCTGACCAGAACACTGATCATGCAGCAGTCAGTAAGCTTCTGCTCGGATGAAAGTTCACTCTGTTAGGGCTAGTTGCTTACCTAGTCTCAAAGTGTACAAGCTGCAATCACTCACGAGATCTTGAAGGATTCTCATCGAGAGGGGCCCGCTAAGCATTTTGTTGCTTCCGTCTCGAGTCATGCTCGGTCGAATCTTCCCCTCTGTGATGTGATCGTGAACGGGCAACTGATTATGCTTTCGGAGCCATAGTGTGTAGTAGTACGTAATAGCAGCCAAACTCTCTAGTGTCGGAGATGTATGAGTGAAagctactccgtacctgGATTGACAATAGAAGAAGTAACGTCAGGTGGTGAACAAAGAATCAATACAACTGGAACTTCTACGCTTGCTTGACCCAAACAGGCAAGGGGTCGTCACGGgctctcatcatcatcgggcCGCTGCTGTTTCATAACCACCAACCATTTTTCGAGATCTCTAATTCGGAATTATTTATGGTTACATCCACTCCATGAGACTTCAATGGCTGGGAAACTATCAGGACGATCAGCCAGTGAAGTAACCCAAGATCAAGGCGAGGCGGCAGTGTGCAGCACACGAACGAGCCAACTAAGGAAAGGATGTACTGACGGCCTCTCTTGATGAAACTCTTTGatgggaaaagaaggttTGAGCTGCTTTGCAATTACTAGATCTTGCTTCCCACCCATACGGATATACGATTCATGCAAGGAAAATCCATGACCACGAGGATGCAAGCGGGGGCAAAGATGTCGCGCGTACACGAACTGCTCCCTATCTGACGTTGACCGGATTGATAGCCCAGTCAGATTGCCTCCAAGTGCTCCTTGAACGCTTCGAGCTGACGACCTGTCTACATGGATATGGAGGAAAATGCCGCAGATGGCCAGAATATGCTCACCCAGTGGACGTGTGGTGGCGCTAATCTGACAAAACCTACGCTATCAAGATCACAGACAAGGCGAGTGGACTGGTACAGTCTAGTGTCTGTTTTCAGACAAGATATACCAACAAGTACGGTATCGGTCAGTCACTATCTCTGTGACGATTTCGGCGTAATACACTGAAGGCTGCTGGACGTTACGAACCTGTCTTGTTTTGTAAATCTTGAGCATATTGTCACTTCCTAATTGGGGAGGTTTTTATTCAGTCATGCTCTGACAGAGTGCATTGACTGCTAACTTTGGATTGTTATCTGTCAGACCGTTTCACCAAAGCCCGAAAGGACCTGCAACCCCTCTTCACATCGCAGACTTGCATTTTTCCTGTGGGAGTCTTTGCACTGATAGTCTTTGAGCAAAGTCAAATCATCCGGTCTCATGTCCCGCAACCTACCCCACACGCTGGTCCTGTCGTCAAAGTGTCTGCATGGGTGGGCCATATGACAAACCATTCCGACCGTAATGAGACAACCACCAGCACGCTCACATTCACCGATGGCTCACCAGGACAAAGAATAGAACACTATTGGTAAGGATTCCAGCGGATCTGTGGATACCGCGTGTATACGGGAGTCCAAGATATCCCTCAGTCGATGATGTGCAACGGCTTTTTTAGCCATATGCGAGTTGAAAATCCGATGCTTGGCTCTGTAGCATCCCAGTGTTTCTCGACGCCACTACGTTTCTACCAGGATCATGTTTCATTCTAGGATCACGGCCTAGTATGTATTGGGATATCCCAGGCAGGGGGTTGCCAAACAAGATGTTCGAGATGCCGTCTTTTTTTCATTGACCGTGGCATCCCTGTAGAAGCCAAACACCAGGCCCACAAATCAGTTTGGGACAATGGAGAGGCGCATGGCTTCCCACTCATCCCGGGCGGGAAAGTCACCCGTTCTGCTTGAAAGGATCGGTACGAGGTGGCTTTGGCATCTTTGAATCTACGTAGTCGTTCTTCGTATAGAGGTGGGACTGGGGAAGACATCCTGACTTCATGGATCTGGAACCTCGACAACGTTCGAACCTTGCCGTGGGTTCGGGTCATGACAAAGGACATCATAGAGACTTCGCGATATCTACTACTCTTTCGAGGTTGGGTGACTTCTCAATTTGGTATTTTGCAGGGTCCTATACCACTAGATCGGGAATGTGGCGTCACAACGATgccgcttcttctttggcagtTGGGGAGGGCAATGAGGAGGAACAAACCGTATACTATAGAATCCTCGAGACGTCACGTTGGGCACCAGCAATCGGCcaatttttttattctttttctttttccctacAGGGTACAGGATGTATAACTCCACCGATTAGGAAAGAGACTATGAAAAGGGAGACATGGTGCACGATCTCATAGGTGTAGGATTTATTGAACTATTGAGTCGTAGCTTCTGGCAAAAGAACTGTCGTGTTGGAATATGTTATGCATAAATTGACTATATACCATCCCAACAATACATAGTCGTCGTCCGAATCCCTGAGTTAGGTTTAGGGCAAGTACACCCAGCTATGAACAAAGTCCGTAAGAACTTACGTACTAGTGAGTTAGAGGCTGAAGGGAAACTAAACCCGAACGGGAGATTCGTCTCAGACCGGGCACTTGGGCGAATCGGGAACCACATGGTCCCCGACACTTCCATCACTTGTAAAGCccgaggaaagaaaaaaaaaaaaaaaaaaaaaaaaagaggacgCCGCTCAACGGAGCGGAGCCCACCTacctctcttccctcttcgTATTTTCtgacaagaacaagccaACTACCCTTCCCACCCCCCTTTTAGGTATGGAGCAAGTCTTAGGTTGtaaacacacacacacacacccccctccccctcccctccaagGTAGAGGAAACTTGGGTAGTACCTTCAACGTCATTTATGGTCCCAAGGATCCAGATCGTTGACTCGAGGAAGTTACGAGGTATGCCGTACCAACACACTTCAACCAAATTTAGGTTCTGGTAATCTTGATTAGCACATTCCCATGGGAAAGGTTCGCCGTTTTTACGGGTATGAGTTAAACTGACAGGAAACGATGGATCCATGATTTTGGTATGGATACTTTTAcctgtcttttctttctagtATCTACACAacgttcttttttttggttttaGACTATCGGTGGGAAATCTTATTTTTCCTAATTTTACCTGGGACTTGAGGTTTATCTGGAttataccttttctttcttttgggtctttgatatatatatatatatatatatattaccaTTGTTTGGTTTATGAAAACCATGATTTCCTGCAGGACATGCGGTCACTGTATTGATGTATTCAATCctgtatgtatggaatgAAATGGTATCTTATGCAGCCTTGTATTCTGTCTGGTACAAGCTGCCGATCATTTTCTCAGTACTGACTGTATGGATGGATGACAGTTCTGTTGTTACTCTCCTGTTGCTCTAGAACATCCATCTCGACTCCTACTAGAATGAGACAGGATCCAGAAGCGATGACCTTGTCAAACAAATAGTAGTAGATCCATTGACGCAATCCTTTTGCTGCCCAAGATTCAATATGGAGTACACATAGCGACACTATACCATGTCCTTGgcattgatttctttttctcttttcccctctgATCCGTACAAACAAGTCAAACTCCGTCTTGAGGGTGCTCGGGCCTCTTGAGGTTCGCAGAGGGGAAGGCCCGACAGTCAGGAAACAGCTGCGGATGCGAGAGAGCCGTTCGCTCCACTTTAAACCACCCCCCATACAGAGTAACCTGCATCGGGAATCCTCGCTCATTTGCCTTTTGGAGGTTACACAGCATTGCACAACCTGCGTAAAAGAGATATTATTACTTTTGCCCAAGGGTCCTCATCCATGTCAAACCCCAGACATGTCCTGAAACGTGCTGATGGACGCTGTGGCGTAATACATGTAATTATTTCTGGCCTACATCGAACAGAGCATCAGATCATGCATGCTTTCCTAGGCCTGAATCTCTTACTCTCTCATGCACATGGACAGAGAAGGTtaaaagaataaataaataaataaaaaattcGTAAGCCCGAAAGTTTGGGACGGCTAGTTGTGATGCCCCAGGCATCCAAGAGGACCGTATCACGGCATTTTAGGCAATTGACAGGGCCGATCGCCTTGTGCTGCAGGATGTTAATGAACCAGGATGAGAGAACTCAAATACGTCCCGGACCTTTGATTGGTACCGGCGCGAGGGTACCGCCGGCGACCATTCGGGTTCAAAACTCTAACAGTCAGCGCGTGTAGCGTATCGCATCGTCGAAGTTCCGGCTCCACTAAGCGCTTTCCGATCAATCAATAGTCAAATATCAGTTCTCGGGTCAGCCGTTGGTCGGGTATTGTGACCTGTCTGTTTCGACCGGCGGAAAATGAGGATCGAACCAGGTCGTATTATTCTTTCTGtgttctttcccctttctctGGAATTCTCCTGACATGGATGTATCCATCGAGTAATATTTAGGTTGACCGGGAAGATCCAACGTGTATGGATACGTaagaaggaaggatggaTCTGTGTGtagttctttgtttgctgCGTACCACGAGGGTAGATCGCAAGGACCCGTCCACATGGCAATTCAACAACCGCCCACAGACGTGGATGGCGTTCCCACATTGGCTCCCCCTCGCCAAATGATCGCCTGGCTCCTAGGAGATACCAAGTTCAAGGAGAGGAGGCCGAGGGGTCCCCGAGGAACTCCGGGGGCATTATCGGTGCTACTAGATGGGACTAGTTTCACTGCCCCAAACAGTAAACGAAGCTCAAGGGCGACATCGCACATGGACAAACGTCAGGGAAAAGCGATTTTCTCCACTATTTGCCATGAACTGGGTCCCTTTGGAGGGGAAGCATAGTACAACCTGCTAGTCCAACCACCAGCTTGGGAATAGATAGTAATATCTCGATCGAGACTAGGTAGTAATGCTAATAGTGGCAAGGAATATATCTTGTGAAGCGAAATTTGATGTGTGACGGTTGTTCTTCACAACTTACCACTCACCTGGATTACTTTGTTTCAGCTTTACCAGAATAGGAAGCTCCTTCATTGTCCGGTCTGAATGATCCATGTGAGCACATGGGACGCTGAGAAAAGGGAATTGAGGGCCTTCTTCGAAttccaacaaagaaagaaagatctcGCCTATCTTTACCCAAACGGTACGGGATCCACCCGCCCCAGAATGACAAATACCTTAAATACGCCGGCCAATCGTCGGCCAGATCGAGGCTCACGTCATGCGGTCGACGCTTGGAGGGATCGACGGTACCGGTTAAATTCGTTATGATATTTGACTGATCactgcatcatcatctgtactccgtacttggGGAAATTAATTTAATTGAGGAGAGATATTtttggaaaataaaaagaaaaataaaaagaaaaataaaaaaataaaataaaatcataAATTAAATGGTATGCGGTATTACAGTTGAGATTCTTCCAGCTCGTGGTATCTGCCATGTGTTGCCTTGTCATATTGGTTGTCATGTAATTTATGGTTGCCATGGCGCATATAGTTTGTATACCGCTCCAGTGTGACAGTTTTGACAGCGCCAGATATCCACTGCACTGCATAACTCCAACTCTCGAGGTGTGATTGACTCCTGCCCCTTTGCATGACAGCGCTTCCCTCAAAGTCAAACCGACAGTATTTCACTAGTTTGCGGAGAGGCTCGACAGTATCGACATGTTACTTATCATCCCAGTGAAGTGAGCCTTCCATTCCACAGGGTCGATCCCTTCACATCCTGATCACTTCCTTGCCGAAGCTTAATACTCCCTTCCCACTGTCCTGGAACTCAGTCCTCATCAAGGACATCCAGATCGGCCAATCAGTCTTGTCTGTCTCTCTGATCGGAAGAAAATTCTCCGACGGCATTACTCGATCTACGATATATATGTTATAGGTGGATATGGGAGGAACGATAGTGCTCTATAGTTCAGTAGAATTGCTTTTTCCATcgtgattttttttttctttcgctgCCCTCCCCACTGTGAACACCAGTACAGCGGCACCGTCCCTGTGCGCAGGATCCTCGATTCAAGGCGAAAGAAAGGTTGGGGTCAATCCAATCAGAGCAGCCAGATTTACGGCTCAATGCCATTCTTCTCGATGGTCCATTCCTTACCTATCCATTTGCGGATGTTCCCGACTTCCCCGTCTCTCTCTTAACCATCTTCAGCCAGTTCGTTCGAGCGCAGCTGCATGATGATGCATGGACTAGCAGATGGAGGGTCAACAGCCAAACGGAACATTGCACGGTGGAAGGCAAATGGAAGGCGAAATGGGGACGGCAAGACGAGGACCCATGAGATCTGTCATTCTTCGTCCTGCATCGGCGGCACAGGTGAGCTGAGTTTGGACCCAGTGCCAGTATCCAGTATCCGGTTGACGGTGCAGCGAACGTGAGTCAGGAACATGAACTGACAGAGGTGGTTGGACGCTGTCACCCCTCTTGCCTTCGTTATCAGGTACTTTTGTTCATGTTCCTGCTCTTTGAGTTTGGTGGGATCTTGACTATTTGTAACTGCATTGAGATGATCATACCTGTAAACTCAGTAATCTCTCCGAACtaaacctttttttcttttcttttcttttcttcaaagTACTATAATACGAATCAGGAATTAGAGTATGGCCAAGAACAGATTCTTCAAGGCTCAGATACCGATCATCGACTCAAACAATGGCTGTGTTCTATGGAGCTGAACATCAGGGCTGGATGACCTCACAGCTTTCCTGATTGGGAGGGCGATGCGGATGACTAAGCCCGTAGAGGGAAGTGCAATCTGGGAAAGTGTTCGGTAACTTGCGAAGCCACTGGCACCGAGGCAAAGGTTCCCTCCGTTCGAGATCATGATCTCCACGACGATCCTATCCGTGTTGAGTAAAGCGAAGTCTAATGATTCCAAATTGTTAGAATTAGATGCACTACGCCAATCATGGCCCCCACACCAACGGTTCATGTTCTAAGTAACGGCCCACGGGGAGTGGAGAGATAAAGTGAAcatggctggctgaggattTGGATCGGGTGGTGTTTTCTCATCCTTTGTCACCCTTTTTATTGGTTTTGATTTGTTTTCTGCTTTCCTTGACTCTTTCCTGATTTGTTGATTATAATTAAAGAAAATGGAATTAATACCTGTCAATAATGCCTTGTCCTTTTCCCACCACCCCCCATTGCCGGTTCAACTAGCTACTAGGCTAAGGTCGGCACCTCTTAAAACAGACTAAGAGCGATGCACTATCAATGCACGAAAGGATCTGTCTGCCATGACTGGGCTGGGATACTGCCCGTCCGCGGTGGGTCCCCGAAGTCGCCGTTTCTTGTTGGGAAAGCACTGCTGTTGCCCGGAGCTATGGCCATGAAGCTTTTGTCTGCCTTGAACGCGACATGATACCAATTTGTCCACACTAGCTTAACACTAACTCGATATGTTTTGTATAATTTTGATCAACGACAACGACTGAGCAAGATCGATTATTTTAGAATATATTACACTATGGTGTTAATATGGTTAGTATCATTTtgttttaatattattagaaTTGTATCAAAATGTTTTTCTTCACGGaattgtttctctcttttccacACGTACACTTACCCCCTATTTCCttaattttgatttttttactttttaatATGCAGAAATATCTAATTCTAACcatgggaaaggaaagataaaaaaagtaaaaaataaaaaagaatagcCCCGCTCACCCAACACACCCAGACTTTTCCTCATTTGCTTACCACAGACCGTTTCTGCCGCTCCCGTTCTCCTGTCAGGGCCCTGAACCTAGACGAGCATAGGCCAACCTCATATTCAAGGTGTCGAGAGTGGATCAGCCATGGTTGTACCCTAGGACCACGGAGATGATCGGACCTtaaatcttttttttttttgttcctttttttcccattTGCCTCCCACACAGTCTAAATGATTGATACCGTGGGgttctacggagtacctcGCACTCACTTGTCGTTCCTATCCCTCATTAAAATTAAATGATTTTCGTTTCGAGACGTGACTGACTCAGGAACGACCGTTCTCTGCTACCTCGACGACACTTTCCCCTGAACATGGTCTCCACTGCATATACGAGCAGATGGACTAAAAcgataaaaataaaaatacaaatcaagataaaagaaatagGTCACCTGAATGGAGGCTGATTTGTACTAACCCGGAAAGCTATTCGTCCTACAGATACTACACTGTATTTCCCCTAAAGTTCCTAGACGTTAACGCCGATGTAGCAGCATCGGAGTTATAAATCAGTAGGACTACTTGGGATggcgtacatacatatatgtaccATAATTATAGCAAAGGAGATCGTGACCAGGATGAGCCTTGCGAGGAGGGGTGGTTTAACAAAGTCTTTCCGGCCCCCCTGGACGATCTCATGTCGCTGTCTCTCATACAATGAATGACTCGCAAGATCGGTTTGGTGTACACCTAAAAAGCAATTAGGAAATAAAAAGCGAAGTAGATGCATATTCATGTTTCACACACAAGTCATTAGTACTACAAGGATCCCTGTTGCAACACCAGTCCTGTCTGTTACTATGGCATATAGTGGCAAATCTCCCCCACGATCCGGAAATTCCCCCTGCGCTTTAGAACctggtcttttctttttttaaagaaaaattataattatattaatttgCGTGAAGTCGTGCATGGGTATGCTTCAAAATTATTACCCTGTCAATTCGCAGGCTAAACTTGGCTCTTACCCAAAGAAGATACTGCAAGGAATCTTTAGcctgtctttcatttctccactCGAGTATTTTCTGTTCGTGACGTTGATACCCTCCAGGAGTATCCAAGTATGTcgggtactccgtaccgtAAGTATAATCCGTACAATGTACATTGggtttactccgtacgtacGAGGTCTCTAAGCGAGGATGGGAGACAATGTGAAGGAATCTTCTGGGGTTGAATGATCCGGTACCTCTAGGGATAACTCCTACAGCCCCTTTGTAGTAAGGTCGCAATTGATAACTCGAGCAGACAGCCATAAACCCCCTTTCATGTTGGTATGAGTGAATGTACTATGTAAAGTCGGAAATTACCTAAGATACAAGCATTACATACGGAAGTGCTTGTGACGAGCTGTCATAATACACTAGCGGTAACGAAACTAGcgggaagggaaaataaaatagaattaaaaaataattcttattattaaaaaattaaaataaaataatcaCCCCTcaaaaatattattttatttttattttgtaAAtgtctattttattttttttattattttatacCTCCGACAACTGTCAGCTCCGAGATCTTGGATCAGATCTTCTCCTATAGCGTGCTCTAAGTGTGGAGCAGTAGTCCATTTTTCTCTGACCCGTCTCCCTGGTCATTGTACTGGACCTGGTCTCTGATTATTGCTATAAAACTGATCATACCTCATCCCTCCTCGTACTTGTCCATCACTTCAAAAATCTCCCGTCTCTTCCCCTTACCCTTCTGGAGATATATCTACCACCTGGTCGTACCTTTCGAACTTTAACTTCTTTCAATCCTCCATCACCAAGCCAATCTCTACCAGGAACCAGGTACCCGGTTACCCTTTCCCAACATACACATATATAAGCACTTGTGGGATTTAATCTCTGGGTGCACTAAGTCGACAACCCCCCACCATCGGTAAGCACTCAACCTCCCTTATTATATTAAATGTCAACCTTCCCCGCCCCGTGTCTTGATTTTAATTACTGGAACTCCCGCATCTTTATTACTTGGTCGTCACTACTTCCAATTACTTGTCCCCTTCTCTTACTTATACCCATCTAACCGACTGTCACAGGGAACAAAGTGACAAAAGTCAAACGATCTCATTAAAAACATCACAGTCTTTTGTCTATAATGGCACCTACTCACCGCCGTGGACCTTGGGTCCCTGAAGAGGATCAATTGCTACTTCAGTTGGTTCGGGAACAAGGCCCCAACAACTGGGTGCGCATTTCGCAGCACATGCACTACCGGTCTCCCAAGCAATGCCGGGAACGATTCCACCAGAATCTGAAGCCATCTTTGAACCGTGAGCCTATCTCCGCGGATGAGGGTCTGATGATTGAGCGGATGGTGAACGAAATGGGCAAGCGGTGGGCCGAAATTGCCCGACGACTCGGCAATCGCAGCGACAATGCAGTGAAGAACTGGTGGAACGGCAGTATGAACCGCAAGAGGAGAGGCCTCCCCACTTCGAGCACCACGCACATCTCACGCACTTTCAATGGTCGGATTGAAGCCCCATATGCGCGCGCCTCTGTGTCTTTGAGCAGCCCAACCAGCCGGTCTCGCTTTACTTCTATCTCGACCGATAGACCTCTTACTTCCTGGTCGAGACGGGACTCCACCTCGACTACTTCCCTCGACGGCCCTCGCCAACTGACGCCTATCTACACTCTCCCCGCTCTCAACCGCCCAGTCGAGACGCCTTTGACCTCGCCTGCTTACTCGGAGGCTTCTCACACTCCCTCCCTTGAGCCTCCATCCATGGTCTCGGACCACAATTCAGtttcctccgcctccccTAGGACCGTCTCATCGCCACAGCTCCTGCCATTCCCCGTGGACACCCGCCAACAATACGGCGAGTTCCGCAAGCAGAGCTCATTGGATGATGTCTACATATGGTCAAGCTCGAAGAAGTCCGACAACTTTGCCGATCTGCCCTTCAAACCCAGATGGGTCTCGGACAACCAGCCTTGGAGCCAACACTCAACCTCGTTGTCGCAGACCTGGCTCGTTGCCCCCGAAGAGTCTCACCCAGAGGCACCCAAAGCCGAATCCCCACGTGATTCGCGCATGGGTCTCAACAACCTGTTGAACTAATGATGATTCTTCGTCTTGGAATGATCGCACGACTTCTTTCGCATACTTATTGCCTTAATAATTTGCTTCATCTCGGATGATATCCTGGAAGCGTTTATGTATATGGTTGACCGACCCCTTGTCACTCTTTTGACCTTTGgtttatttttcctttttttcaatttcctttgtttctatATCATGTACATTTTGgatgatttttttttatgtaTCCACGGCGGGTCACGTGGTAATCTTGGTGCCTTTTCAAAAGCATGTTCGGAGAATTGTTGATTCTACGGTCATCGGTGGGTGGATGACTACTTTACTTGGATGGTTTAGAGAAAAGACGGGAGTGATGGATGCATGTGTACAGGTTCTGTGTTTCCGGATATTCGGTTGTATCCACTATGTGCGTGCTTGGAATTTAATAATACCCCTGGCTGTTGATTGTTGGTTACAATGAATTTTATGATGCTTTAATTTTGGTGTATGATATTGAGGTCTTAATTGATATTTTCCACTCTGGATTCCTCCCGTTTTCGCCGTTCATTCTTGGACAGGCACAGTCGGTGGTATCCCCACCGTAGACACACTTCAGCTGaactcttccctttttgtgGCTGGCTGTCATCGGCATTTGTCTGCGCCTGATCCTCACGAGGAGGACGCAAGGGGTCGCCACCGGCTGAGTGATACCCGGAAGCGAAGTTGAGAGGAGACCAAACGTGATACTACTCTATGCACAGAGAGAGTAAATAGAAACTAAATTCATTAGGTGTGAGACAAGAGATCTCCCCACccagaataaaaaaaaaagaaaggaacaaaaagcAAGGAAATTGCACGACCACGCTTTGCATGCATACACACGCTCGGTTGGGAAGTGAGGATCGATAGATCGATTTCCAATCCAGCTGACGAGTTTTCACCCATCCACAATGAATCCTTCAGGGCCTGGGCCAAATGAATGGATAGAAAGGCCGTATGGTTCATGCAATCGCGACTCGGTCCAGGGCGCTTGGAAGGTCTCAATGGTTCACCATCCAAACTTTGACGTGCAGTAGGTTCCCATAATTGAGGTCGGCCTTAGCACATAGCTCTACGAGTCGGTAAGGTTCCTCTTGCCCAAAGTTTATCCCGGGAGAATTGGATTGGGCTTGAGCCTTGGCGATGCTGTTCCCCGTTCCGGACGTCCATTCCCCCTTCCCTCGGGTATCCTCTCTGTGCATAGTCGCCAACGGTCTCAGGAGGATCTACACTTCACACGCCTGTCGACCTATTCGAGAACCTGTCTACGTGGTGGTTGTATCCACTGAGTATGTGGGTATGCATATACATACTGTACCTCTCGACTAAACCTTACCGTTTGCCTTTGTCGTCCTTACCGGAGTGGGATCTACATACATGTGCTCTCAGGGCGAGCATGCCCAAGGGATTGGGTCAAAATGCAAGAAACTCGATCtaagaaaaagcaaacaagaacaaggacaaggaaaaagaaaggctgACACCAGCCACACTGCGCATGTGCCACGCTCATCACCTCACTATCGCACTCTAGTTCTTTAGTCTCAGAGGCTGTGCGAATAGTAATTGAAGGATGGCCGCAATAGTGTCCCCTGTTCCACTTGCCACAGCGCCACAGAGGGATCAGTGTAAAAGTCACATTCAGCTTGGTTGGGTTGCTGATCGCATGGATGATATAATCATGGTCACTGCGAGCGTGCCGATTTGTTAAGTGTACGGATATACCGACCTCTGGACCATACATTCCCGTGGCTCACTTCAGCCAGCCATTGTTCCTCTCTTTTGCAAGTCTTTGCACGATGGGGCAACCGAGCATGTCAATCATTGAACCCAAAACCAGGAACAATAAAATTACATTACATTTGATTTCGTCGATGGTCGCTCGTCTACAAGGGAGGTATGTTCTCCTAACCTTTGACATGTTACTGACATGACTCGCTCCGGTATTCTAATTAACTTCggaattttatttttctgtcAAACCCCCTCT from Aspergillus oryzae RIB40 DNA, chromosome 1 encodes the following:
- the flbD gene encoding putative MYB family conidiophore development protein FlbD (transcription factor, Myb superfamily) — its product is MAPTHRRGPWVPEEDQLLLQLVREQGPNNWVRISQHMHYRSPKQCRERFHQNLKPSLNREPISADEGLMIERMVNEMGKRWAEIARRLGNRSDNAVKNWWNGSMNRKRRGLPTSSTTHISRTFNGRIEAPYARASVSLSSPTSRSRFTSISTDRPLTSWSRRDSTSTTSLDGPRQLTPIYTLPALNRPVETPLTSPAYSEASHTPSLEPPSMVSDHNSVSSASPRTVSSPQLLPFPVDTRQQYGEFRKQSSLDDVYIWSSSKKSDNFADLPFKPRWVSDNQPWSQHSTSLSQTWLVAPEESHPEAPKAESPRDSRMGLNNLLN